The following are from one region of the Cervus canadensis isolate Bull #8, Minnesota chromosome 21, ASM1932006v1, whole genome shotgun sequence genome:
- the PHC1 gene encoding polyhomeotic-like protein 1 isoform X3, with product METESEQNSNSTNGSSGSGGSSRPQIAQMSLYERQAVQALQALQRQPNAAQYFHQFMLQQQLSNAQLHSLAAVQQATIAASRQASSPNTSTAQQQTSTTQASINLATTSAAQLISRSQSVSSPSATTLTQSVLLGNTTSPPLNQSQAQMYLRVNRTLGRNVPLASQLILMPNGAVAAVQQEAPSAQSPGVHTDADQVQNLAVRNQQASAQGPQMQGSAQKAIPPGASPVSSLSQASSQALAVAQASSGASGQSLNLSQASGGSGTSIPGSMGPGGGGQAPGGLGQLPSSGMGGGGSCPRKGTGVVQPLPAAQAVTVSQGSQTEAESAAAKKAEADGAGQQNVGMNLTRTATPAPSQTLISSATYTQIQPHSLIQQQQQIHLQQKQVVIQQQIAIHHQQQFPHRQSQLLHTATHLQLAQQQQQQQQQATTLTAPQPPPGPPTQPVPPSPSQQPAQTLVVQPMLQSSPLSLPPDPAPKPPIPIQSKPPAAPLKPPQLGAAKMSAAQQPPPHIPVQVVGTRQPGTAQAQALGLAQLAAAVPTSRGMPGTVPPGQAHLASSPPSSQAPGALQECPPTLASGMTLAPVQGTAHVVKGGATTSSPVVAQVPAAFYMQSVHLPGKPQTLAVKRKAESEEERDDVSTLSSMIPVKTSPVVESPKAMEEKGSLGDKAEPVTSANANTLSSDIVALAPAPSAPPPSLAMVSRQMGDSKPPQAIVKPQILTHIIEGFVIQEGAEPFPVGCSQLLKESEKPLQTGLTTGLNENQSGGPLGGDSPSAELDKKANLLKCEYCGKYAPAEQFRGSKRFCSMTCAKRYNVSCSHQFRLKRKKMKEFQEANYARVRRRGPRRGSSDIARAKIQGKRHRGQEDSSRGSDNSSYDEALSPTSPGPLSVRAGHGERDLGNPNTAPPTPELHGINPVFLSSNPSRWSVEEVYEFIASLQGCQEIAEEFRSQEIDGQALLLLKEEHLMSAMNIKLGPALKICAKINVLKET from the exons gCTCTGCAGGCACTGCAGCGTCAGCCCAACGCGGCTCAGTATTTCCACCAGTTCATGCTCCAGCAGCAGCTCAGCAATGCCCAGCTGCATAGCCTGGCTGCCGTCCAGCAG GCCACAATTGCTGCCAGTCGGCAGGCCAGCTCCCCAAACACCAGCACTGCACAGCAGCAGACCTCCACCACCCAGGCCTCC ATCAATCTGGCCACCACGTCGGCCGCCCAGCTCATCAGCCGGTCCCAGAGTGTGAGCTCTCCCAGTGCTACCACTTTGACCCAATCTGTGCTACTGGGGaacaccacctccccacccctcaaccAGTCCCAGGCCCAGATGTATCTGCGG GTAAACCGGACCCTGGGCCGGAATGTGCCTCTAGCCTCCCAACTCATCCTGATGCCTAACGGGGCGGTGGCTGCAGTCCAGCAGGAGGCGCCATCTGCTCAGTCTCCTGGAGTCCACACAGATGCCGATCAG GTGCAGAACTTGGCCGTCAGGAACCAGCAGGCCTCCGCCCAAGGACCCCAAATGCAAGGCTCTGCTCAGAAGGCCATCCCTCCTGGGGCCTCCCCTGTCTCCAGCCTCTCCCAGGCTTCTAGCCAGGCCCTTGCGGTGGCTCAGGCTTCCTCTGGGGCCTCAGGCCAGTCCCTCAACCTTAGTCAAGCTAGTGGAGGCAGTGGGACTAGCATCCCAGGGTCCATGGGTCCTGGAGGAGGCGGCCAGGCTCCTGGGGGCTTGGGGCAGTTACCTTCCTCAGGAATGGGTGGTGGTGGGAGCTGCCCCAGGAAGGGCACTGGAGTGGTGCAGCCCTTGCCTGCAGCCCAGGCAGTGACTGTGAGTCAGGGCAGCCAGACAGAAGCAGAAAGTGCAGCGGCCaagaaagcagaagcagatggGGCTGGTCAGCAGAACGTGGGCATGAACCTCACCCGGACCGCCACTCCTGCTCCCAGCCAGACCCTCATTAGCTCAG CCACCTACACGCAGATCCAGCCCCACTCCCtgattcagcagcagcagcagatccaCCTCCAGCAGAAGCAGGTGGTGATCCAGCAGCAGATCGCcatccaccaccagcagcagTTCCCGCACCGCCAGTCCCAGCTTCTGCACACGGCCACGCACCTCCAGctggcccagcagcagcagcagcagcagcagcaggccaccACCCTCACTGCCCCGCAGCCTCCGCCGGGCCCCCCGACCCAGCCGGTCCCGCCGTCCCCGTCCCAGCAGCCAGCCCAGACCCTGGTCGTCCAGCCCATGCTGCAGTCTTCACCGCTGTCCCTGCCGCCAGACCCCGCCCCCAAGCCCCCCATCCCCATTCAGTCCAAACCACCGGCAGCCCCTCTCAAGCCCCCTCAGCTAGGGGCTGCCAAGATGTCCGCTgcccagcagcccccaccccacatccCCGTGCAAGTGGTGGGCACCCGGCAGCCGGGTACAGCCCAGGCCCAGGCTTTGGGGCTGGCCCAGCTGGCAGCTGCTGTCCCCACTTCCCGGGGGATGCCAGGCACAGTGCCGCCGGGCCAGGCCCACTTGGCCTCCTCGCCGCCTTCATCCCAGGCCCCGGGTGCGCTGCAGGAGTGCCCGCCCACGTTGGCCTCAGGGATGACCCTGGCCCCTGTGCAGGGGACGGCGCACGTGGTGAAGGGCGGGGCGACCACCTCCTCGCCCGTGGTGGCCCAGGTCCCTGCCGCCTTCTACATGCAGTCTGTCCACTTGCCG GGCAAACCCCAGACACTGGCTGTAAAGCGCAAGGCTGAGTCTGAGGAGGAGCGAGATGACGTCTCCACATTGAGTTCAATGATTCCCGTGAAGACATCTCCAGTGGTAGAGAGCCCGAAGGCCATGGAGGAGAAGGGCAGTCTTGGAG ATAAAGCTGAGCCAGTGACCAGCGCGAACGCTAACACCCTGAGCAGTGACATTGTAGCTTTGGCTCCCGCCCCATCAGCGCCCCCTCCTTCACTGGCCATGGTGTCCAGACAGATGGGTGACTCCAAGCCCCCCCAGGCCATTGTGAAGCCCCAGATCCTCACCCACATCATCGAAGGCTTTGTTATCCAGGAAGGAGCAGAGCCTTTCCCG GTGGGCTGTTCTCAGTTATTGAAAGAGtctgagaagcccctgcagaCTGGCCTCACCACAGGACTGAATGAGAATCAGTCGGGTGGTCCCTTGGGTGGGGACAGCCCATCTGCTG AGCTAGATAAGAAGGCGAACCTCCTGAAGTGTGAGTACTGTGGGAAGTACGCCCCTGCCGAGCAGTTCCGCGGCTCCAAGAGATTCTGCTCCATGACTTGCGCTAAGAG GTATAATGTGAGCTGTAGCCACCAATTCCggctgaagaggaaaaaaatgaaagaatttcagGAAGCCAACTACGCCCGCGTTCGCCGGCGCGGACCCCGTCGCGGCTCCTCGGACATCGCCCGTGCCAAGATCCAGGGCAAGCGCCACCGA GGTCAAGAGGACTCTAGCCGGGGTTCAGATAATTCCAGTTATGATGAGGCACTCTCTCCAACATCTCCTGGGCCTTTATCCGTGAGAGCAGGGCATGGAGAACGTGACCTGGGGAATCCCAACACAGCTCCGCCCACCCCAGAATTACATGGCATCAACCCTGTGTTCCTATCCAGTAATCCTAGCCGCTGGAGCGTAGAGGAGGTCTATGAGTTCATTGCTTCTCTACAAG GCTGTCAAGAGATTGCAGAGGAGTTTCGTTCCCAGGAGATTGATGGACAGGCCCTCTTATTACTTAAAGAGGAACATCTCATGAGTGCCATGAATATCAAGCTGGGTCCTGCCCTCAAGATCTGTGCTAAGATAAATGTCCTCAAGGAGACCTAA
- the PHC1 gene encoding polyhomeotic-like protein 1 isoform X1: METESEQNSNSTNGSSGSGGSSRPQIAQMSLYERQAVQALQALQRQPNAAQYFHQFMLQQQLSNAQLHSLAAVQQATIAASRQASSPNTSTAQQQTSTTQASINLATTSAAQLISRSQSVSSPSATTLTQSVLLGNTTSPPLNQSQAQMYLRPQLGNLLQVNRTLGRNVPLASQLILMPNGAVAAVQQEAPSAQSPGVHTDADQVQNLAVRNQQASAQGPQMQGSAQKAIPPGASPVSSLSQASSQALAVAQASSGASGQSLNLSQASGGSGTSIPGSMGPGGGGQAPGGLGQLPSSGMGGGGSCPRKGTGVVQPLPAAQAVTVSQGSQTEAESAAAKKAEADGAGQQNVGMNLTRTATPAPSQTLISSATYTQIQPHSLIQQQQQIHLQQKQVVIQQQIAIHHQQQFPHRQSQLLHTATHLQLAQQQQQQQQQATTLTAPQPPPGPPTQPVPPSPSQQPAQTLVVQPMLQSSPLSLPPDPAPKPPIPIQSKPPAAPLKPPQLGAAKMSAAQQPPPHIPVQVVGTRQPGTAQAQALGLAQLAAAVPTSRGMPGTVPPGQAHLASSPPSSQAPGALQECPPTLASGMTLAPVQGTAHVVKGGATTSSPVVAQVPAAFYMQSVHLPGKPQTLAVKRKAESEEERDDVSTLSSMIPVKTSPVVESPKAMEEKGSLGDKAEPVTSANANTLSSDIVALAPAPSAPPPSLAMVSRQMGDSKPPQAIVKPQILTHIIEGFVIQEGAEPFPVGCSQLLKESEKPLQTGLTTGLNENQSGGPLGGDSPSAELDKKANLLKCEYCGKYAPAEQFRGSKRFCSMTCAKRYNVSCSHQFRLKRKKMKEFQEANYARVRRRGPRRGSSDIARAKIQGKRHRGQEDSSRGSDNSSYDEALSPTSPGPLSVRAGHGERDLGNPNTAPPTPELHGINPVFLSSNPSRWSVEEVYEFIASLQGCQEIAEEFRSQEIDGQALLLLKEEHLMSAMNIKLGPALKICAKINVLKET, from the exons gCTCTGCAGGCACTGCAGCGTCAGCCCAACGCGGCTCAGTATTTCCACCAGTTCATGCTCCAGCAGCAGCTCAGCAATGCCCAGCTGCATAGCCTGGCTGCCGTCCAGCAG GCCACAATTGCTGCCAGTCGGCAGGCCAGCTCCCCAAACACCAGCACTGCACAGCAGCAGACCTCCACCACCCAGGCCTCC ATCAATCTGGCCACCACGTCGGCCGCCCAGCTCATCAGCCGGTCCCAGAGTGTGAGCTCTCCCAGTGCTACCACTTTGACCCAATCTGTGCTACTGGGGaacaccacctccccacccctcaaccAGTCCCAGGCCCAGATGTATCTGCGG CCACAGCTGGGAAACCTATTGCAGGTAAACCGGACCCTGGGCCGGAATGTGCCTCTAGCCTCCCAACTCATCCTGATGCCTAACGGGGCGGTGGCTGCAGTCCAGCAGGAGGCGCCATCTGCTCAGTCTCCTGGAGTCCACACAGATGCCGATCAG GTGCAGAACTTGGCCGTCAGGAACCAGCAGGCCTCCGCCCAAGGACCCCAAATGCAAGGCTCTGCTCAGAAGGCCATCCCTCCTGGGGCCTCCCCTGTCTCCAGCCTCTCCCAGGCTTCTAGCCAGGCCCTTGCGGTGGCTCAGGCTTCCTCTGGGGCCTCAGGCCAGTCCCTCAACCTTAGTCAAGCTAGTGGAGGCAGTGGGACTAGCATCCCAGGGTCCATGGGTCCTGGAGGAGGCGGCCAGGCTCCTGGGGGCTTGGGGCAGTTACCTTCCTCAGGAATGGGTGGTGGTGGGAGCTGCCCCAGGAAGGGCACTGGAGTGGTGCAGCCCTTGCCTGCAGCCCAGGCAGTGACTGTGAGTCAGGGCAGCCAGACAGAAGCAGAAAGTGCAGCGGCCaagaaagcagaagcagatggGGCTGGTCAGCAGAACGTGGGCATGAACCTCACCCGGACCGCCACTCCTGCTCCCAGCCAGACCCTCATTAGCTCAG CCACCTACACGCAGATCCAGCCCCACTCCCtgattcagcagcagcagcagatccaCCTCCAGCAGAAGCAGGTGGTGATCCAGCAGCAGATCGCcatccaccaccagcagcagTTCCCGCACCGCCAGTCCCAGCTTCTGCACACGGCCACGCACCTCCAGctggcccagcagcagcagcagcagcagcagcaggccaccACCCTCACTGCCCCGCAGCCTCCGCCGGGCCCCCCGACCCAGCCGGTCCCGCCGTCCCCGTCCCAGCAGCCAGCCCAGACCCTGGTCGTCCAGCCCATGCTGCAGTCTTCACCGCTGTCCCTGCCGCCAGACCCCGCCCCCAAGCCCCCCATCCCCATTCAGTCCAAACCACCGGCAGCCCCTCTCAAGCCCCCTCAGCTAGGGGCTGCCAAGATGTCCGCTgcccagcagcccccaccccacatccCCGTGCAAGTGGTGGGCACCCGGCAGCCGGGTACAGCCCAGGCCCAGGCTTTGGGGCTGGCCCAGCTGGCAGCTGCTGTCCCCACTTCCCGGGGGATGCCAGGCACAGTGCCGCCGGGCCAGGCCCACTTGGCCTCCTCGCCGCCTTCATCCCAGGCCCCGGGTGCGCTGCAGGAGTGCCCGCCCACGTTGGCCTCAGGGATGACCCTGGCCCCTGTGCAGGGGACGGCGCACGTGGTGAAGGGCGGGGCGACCACCTCCTCGCCCGTGGTGGCCCAGGTCCCTGCCGCCTTCTACATGCAGTCTGTCCACTTGCCG GGCAAACCCCAGACACTGGCTGTAAAGCGCAAGGCTGAGTCTGAGGAGGAGCGAGATGACGTCTCCACATTGAGTTCAATGATTCCCGTGAAGACATCTCCAGTGGTAGAGAGCCCGAAGGCCATGGAGGAGAAGGGCAGTCTTGGAG ATAAAGCTGAGCCAGTGACCAGCGCGAACGCTAACACCCTGAGCAGTGACATTGTAGCTTTGGCTCCCGCCCCATCAGCGCCCCCTCCTTCACTGGCCATGGTGTCCAGACAGATGGGTGACTCCAAGCCCCCCCAGGCCATTGTGAAGCCCCAGATCCTCACCCACATCATCGAAGGCTTTGTTATCCAGGAAGGAGCAGAGCCTTTCCCG GTGGGCTGTTCTCAGTTATTGAAAGAGtctgagaagcccctgcagaCTGGCCTCACCACAGGACTGAATGAGAATCAGTCGGGTGGTCCCTTGGGTGGGGACAGCCCATCTGCTG AGCTAGATAAGAAGGCGAACCTCCTGAAGTGTGAGTACTGTGGGAAGTACGCCCCTGCCGAGCAGTTCCGCGGCTCCAAGAGATTCTGCTCCATGACTTGCGCTAAGAG GTATAATGTGAGCTGTAGCCACCAATTCCggctgaagaggaaaaaaatgaaagaatttcagGAAGCCAACTACGCCCGCGTTCGCCGGCGCGGACCCCGTCGCGGCTCCTCGGACATCGCCCGTGCCAAGATCCAGGGCAAGCGCCACCGA GGTCAAGAGGACTCTAGCCGGGGTTCAGATAATTCCAGTTATGATGAGGCACTCTCTCCAACATCTCCTGGGCCTTTATCCGTGAGAGCAGGGCATGGAGAACGTGACCTGGGGAATCCCAACACAGCTCCGCCCACCCCAGAATTACATGGCATCAACCCTGTGTTCCTATCCAGTAATCCTAGCCGCTGGAGCGTAGAGGAGGTCTATGAGTTCATTGCTTCTCTACAAG GCTGTCAAGAGATTGCAGAGGAGTTTCGTTCCCAGGAGATTGATGGACAGGCCCTCTTATTACTTAAAGAGGAACATCTCATGAGTGCCATGAATATCAAGCTGGGTCCTGCCCTCAAGATCTGTGCTAAGATAAATGTCCTCAAGGAGACCTAA
- the PHC1 gene encoding polyhomeotic-like protein 1 isoform X4: METESEQNSNSTNGSSGSGGSSRPQIAQMSLYERQAVQALQALQRQPNAAQYFHQFMLQQQLSNAQLHSLAAVQQATIAASRQASSPNTSTAQQQTSTTQASINLATTSAAQLISRSQSVSSPSATTLTQSVLLGNTTSPPLNQSQAQMYLRVQNLAVRNQQASAQGPQMQGSAQKAIPPGASPVSSLSQASSQALAVAQASSGASGQSLNLSQASGGSGTSIPGSMGPGGGGQAPGGLGQLPSSGMGGGGSCPRKGTGVVQPLPAAQAVTVSQGSQTEAESAAAKKAEADGAGQQNVGMNLTRTATPAPSQTLISSATYTQIQPHSLIQQQQQIHLQQKQVVIQQQIAIHHQQQFPHRQSQLLHTATHLQLAQQQQQQQQQATTLTAPQPPPGPPTQPVPPSPSQQPAQTLVVQPMLQSSPLSLPPDPAPKPPIPIQSKPPAAPLKPPQLGAAKMSAAQQPPPHIPVQVVGTRQPGTAQAQALGLAQLAAAVPTSRGMPGTVPPGQAHLASSPPSSQAPGALQECPPTLASGMTLAPVQGTAHVVKGGATTSSPVVAQVPAAFYMQSVHLPGKPQTLAVKRKAESEEERDDVSTLSSMIPVKTSPVVESPKAMEEKGSLGDKAEPVTSANANTLSSDIVALAPAPSAPPPSLAMVSRQMGDSKPPQAIVKPQILTHIIEGFVIQEGAEPFPVGCSQLLKESEKPLQTGLTTGLNENQSGGPLGGDSPSAELDKKANLLKCEYCGKYAPAEQFRGSKRFCSMTCAKRYNVSCSHQFRLKRKKMKEFQEANYARVRRRGPRRGSSDIARAKIQGKRHRGQEDSSRGSDNSSYDEALSPTSPGPLSVRAGHGERDLGNPNTAPPTPELHGINPVFLSSNPSRWSVEEVYEFIASLQGCQEIAEEFRSQEIDGQALLLLKEEHLMSAMNIKLGPALKICAKINVLKET, translated from the exons gCTCTGCAGGCACTGCAGCGTCAGCCCAACGCGGCTCAGTATTTCCACCAGTTCATGCTCCAGCAGCAGCTCAGCAATGCCCAGCTGCATAGCCTGGCTGCCGTCCAGCAG GCCACAATTGCTGCCAGTCGGCAGGCCAGCTCCCCAAACACCAGCACTGCACAGCAGCAGACCTCCACCACCCAGGCCTCC ATCAATCTGGCCACCACGTCGGCCGCCCAGCTCATCAGCCGGTCCCAGAGTGTGAGCTCTCCCAGTGCTACCACTTTGACCCAATCTGTGCTACTGGGGaacaccacctccccacccctcaaccAGTCCCAGGCCCAGATGTATCTGCGG GTGCAGAACTTGGCCGTCAGGAACCAGCAGGCCTCCGCCCAAGGACCCCAAATGCAAGGCTCTGCTCAGAAGGCCATCCCTCCTGGGGCCTCCCCTGTCTCCAGCCTCTCCCAGGCTTCTAGCCAGGCCCTTGCGGTGGCTCAGGCTTCCTCTGGGGCCTCAGGCCAGTCCCTCAACCTTAGTCAAGCTAGTGGAGGCAGTGGGACTAGCATCCCAGGGTCCATGGGTCCTGGAGGAGGCGGCCAGGCTCCTGGGGGCTTGGGGCAGTTACCTTCCTCAGGAATGGGTGGTGGTGGGAGCTGCCCCAGGAAGGGCACTGGAGTGGTGCAGCCCTTGCCTGCAGCCCAGGCAGTGACTGTGAGTCAGGGCAGCCAGACAGAAGCAGAAAGTGCAGCGGCCaagaaagcagaagcagatggGGCTGGTCAGCAGAACGTGGGCATGAACCTCACCCGGACCGCCACTCCTGCTCCCAGCCAGACCCTCATTAGCTCAG CCACCTACACGCAGATCCAGCCCCACTCCCtgattcagcagcagcagcagatccaCCTCCAGCAGAAGCAGGTGGTGATCCAGCAGCAGATCGCcatccaccaccagcagcagTTCCCGCACCGCCAGTCCCAGCTTCTGCACACGGCCACGCACCTCCAGctggcccagcagcagcagcagcagcagcagcaggccaccACCCTCACTGCCCCGCAGCCTCCGCCGGGCCCCCCGACCCAGCCGGTCCCGCCGTCCCCGTCCCAGCAGCCAGCCCAGACCCTGGTCGTCCAGCCCATGCTGCAGTCTTCACCGCTGTCCCTGCCGCCAGACCCCGCCCCCAAGCCCCCCATCCCCATTCAGTCCAAACCACCGGCAGCCCCTCTCAAGCCCCCTCAGCTAGGGGCTGCCAAGATGTCCGCTgcccagcagcccccaccccacatccCCGTGCAAGTGGTGGGCACCCGGCAGCCGGGTACAGCCCAGGCCCAGGCTTTGGGGCTGGCCCAGCTGGCAGCTGCTGTCCCCACTTCCCGGGGGATGCCAGGCACAGTGCCGCCGGGCCAGGCCCACTTGGCCTCCTCGCCGCCTTCATCCCAGGCCCCGGGTGCGCTGCAGGAGTGCCCGCCCACGTTGGCCTCAGGGATGACCCTGGCCCCTGTGCAGGGGACGGCGCACGTGGTGAAGGGCGGGGCGACCACCTCCTCGCCCGTGGTGGCCCAGGTCCCTGCCGCCTTCTACATGCAGTCTGTCCACTTGCCG GGCAAACCCCAGACACTGGCTGTAAAGCGCAAGGCTGAGTCTGAGGAGGAGCGAGATGACGTCTCCACATTGAGTTCAATGATTCCCGTGAAGACATCTCCAGTGGTAGAGAGCCCGAAGGCCATGGAGGAGAAGGGCAGTCTTGGAG ATAAAGCTGAGCCAGTGACCAGCGCGAACGCTAACACCCTGAGCAGTGACATTGTAGCTTTGGCTCCCGCCCCATCAGCGCCCCCTCCTTCACTGGCCATGGTGTCCAGACAGATGGGTGACTCCAAGCCCCCCCAGGCCATTGTGAAGCCCCAGATCCTCACCCACATCATCGAAGGCTTTGTTATCCAGGAAGGAGCAGAGCCTTTCCCG GTGGGCTGTTCTCAGTTATTGAAAGAGtctgagaagcccctgcagaCTGGCCTCACCACAGGACTGAATGAGAATCAGTCGGGTGGTCCCTTGGGTGGGGACAGCCCATCTGCTG AGCTAGATAAGAAGGCGAACCTCCTGAAGTGTGAGTACTGTGGGAAGTACGCCCCTGCCGAGCAGTTCCGCGGCTCCAAGAGATTCTGCTCCATGACTTGCGCTAAGAG GTATAATGTGAGCTGTAGCCACCAATTCCggctgaagaggaaaaaaatgaaagaatttcagGAAGCCAACTACGCCCGCGTTCGCCGGCGCGGACCCCGTCGCGGCTCCTCGGACATCGCCCGTGCCAAGATCCAGGGCAAGCGCCACCGA GGTCAAGAGGACTCTAGCCGGGGTTCAGATAATTCCAGTTATGATGAGGCACTCTCTCCAACATCTCCTGGGCCTTTATCCGTGAGAGCAGGGCATGGAGAACGTGACCTGGGGAATCCCAACACAGCTCCGCCCACCCCAGAATTACATGGCATCAACCCTGTGTTCCTATCCAGTAATCCTAGCCGCTGGAGCGTAGAGGAGGTCTATGAGTTCATTGCTTCTCTACAAG GCTGTCAAGAGATTGCAGAGGAGTTTCGTTCCCAGGAGATTGATGGACAGGCCCTCTTATTACTTAAAGAGGAACATCTCATGAGTGCCATGAATATCAAGCTGGGTCCTGCCCTCAAGATCTGTGCTAAGATAAATGTCCTCAAGGAGACCTAA